Proteins found in one Elusimicrobium sp. genomic segment:
- a CDS encoding diaminopimelate epimerase, whose protein sequence is MNFTKYTGLGNDFVFLDGQTALGVKDPFSLAVKICDRHFGVGADGLVLLLPSTVADIKMRIINSDGSEAEMCGNASRCVALHLYRKGIVKKKQISLETLAGLIHTEIINEFSGLVRVNMGVPRLFRKEIPMQGPEDETAIAVPVSAGEKEFFGTAVSMGNPHFVTFVEKAAEVPLSVWGPQLETHPDFPRKTNVEFVEIVDDKTVRMRVWERGAGVTKACGTGACATAVACILNGKTAKQVTVRLDGGDLLIEWPNQEEIFMTGPATEVFAGEYKGYL, encoded by the coding sequence ATGAACTTCACTAAATATACCGGACTCGGAAACGATTTTGTTTTTTTAGACGGCCAAACGGCTCTCGGGGTAAAAGACCCCTTTTCATTGGCGGTTAAAATTTGCGACCGTCACTTCGGCGTGGGTGCGGACGGATTAGTCCTACTCTTGCCTTCTACCGTTGCGGATATTAAAATGCGCATTATTAACTCGGACGGGAGCGAAGCCGAAATGTGCGGTAATGCCTCTCGTTGCGTGGCTTTGCATCTTTACCGCAAAGGTATTGTGAAGAAAAAACAAATTTCTTTGGAAACGTTAGCCGGGCTTATCCACACGGAAATCATAAACGAATTTTCCGGACTTGTGCGCGTGAACATGGGCGTTCCGCGTTTATTCCGTAAAGAAATTCCCATGCAAGGCCCCGAAGACGAAACGGCTATTGCCGTGCCCGTTTCGGCGGGAGAAAAAGAATTTTTCGGTACAGCCGTTTCTATGGGAAACCCTCATTTTGTTACCTTTGTGGAAAAAGCCGCCGAAGTTCCTCTTTCCGTTTGGGGGCCGCAGTTGGAAACTCACCCCGATTTCCCGCGAAAAACCAATGTGGAGTTTGTAGAAATTGTAGATGATAAAACCGTCCGTATGCGCGTTTGGGAACGCGGCGCAGGTGTTACCAAAGCCTGTGGAACGGGGGCCTGTGCTACCGCGGTGGCGTGCATATTAAACGGCAAAACGGCCAAACAGGTAACCGTTCGGTTAGACGGCGGAGACTTGTTAATCGAGTGGCCGAACCAGGAAGAAATTTTTATGACAGGCCCCGCCACCGAAGTATTTGCGGGGGAATATAAGGGATATTTATGA
- a CDS encoding phosphatidylserine/phosphatidylglycerophosphate/cardiolipin synthase family protein, which yields MKHFCLPVIFISLFLLGACSHTSHKKEGYRQVATHTVEPTRAFVDGQTLYIEYDWEGEHFYFTADLQNTRQEGRVKLSTLTPKRAGKSDSFSSRSPVAVVGKEWGEVIKQTLLPLLPENALEGRLVFIHYYETLLYRKADGTPDLVLLKDAPAEVKIVGKVDSSSFAQMAYMRLKEMTSSLGTSYTKFLLRLDRVPLSPYLYVDTAANDGVQLELPEYYEVKKEMTSLGYSASFIYSFFVKSMLWGTVKAPFTSSHRLFAWTTSSLYTLFPPRLKDLDEVPALSSAEQELDVADFNRWLDKHIGKENYKAKITLLIDGEEFFPHFTLAMQRAQESIFMNVYIFMTDPYGLSLADTMRKRAEEGIDVRVVVDELNTVLNSGKDPELTPTENFVMPRYITSYIRKKSPAQARTHLNPWGTFDHSKVYIVDRKLAYTGGMNIGEEYRYTWHDMMVALEGPVVGKLVKNFYENWSYCGWGGDFAAAYRKLFSKKMREVNREEPGMVDVRLMYTRPNDSEIFEAQREAIRRSKKRVYIQNAYFSDDRIVKELIAARGRGVDVRVILPSVNDVGIMDAVNRYMANKLFKNGVRVYFYNGMSHVKAAVFDGFAVVGSANFDKMSLYVNREMSLGIHDPAFVAELTERLFEKDFNNSQEMTAPLDLSWTHAIVNGLTNQL from the coding sequence ATGAAACATTTTTGCTTACCAGTAATTTTTATTTCGCTTTTTTTGTTGGGAGCCTGTTCGCATACTTCGCATAAAAAGGAAGGGTACCGTCAGGTGGCTACTCACACGGTGGAGCCGACGCGCGCTTTTGTGGACGGTCAAACCCTTTATATCGAGTACGATTGGGAAGGCGAGCATTTCTATTTTACGGCCGATTTGCAGAACACCCGTCAGGAAGGCCGCGTAAAACTTTCCACCCTAACCCCCAAACGCGCCGGAAAAAGCGATTCTTTTTCCTCTCGCTCCCCTGTGGCGGTTGTCGGTAAAGAGTGGGGGGAAGTAATCAAACAAACGCTTCTGCCTTTACTGCCCGAAAATGCGTTGGAAGGGCGGCTGGTGTTTATTCATTATTACGAAACTTTGCTCTACCGCAAAGCAGACGGTACCCCCGATTTGGTGCTCTTAAAAGATGCTCCCGCAGAAGTAAAAATTGTGGGAAAGGTGGACTCTTCCTCTTTTGCACAAATGGCCTATATGCGCTTAAAAGAAATGACCTCTTCCCTCGGGACTTCTTACACTAAATTTCTCCTGCGTTTGGACAGAGTGCCTCTATCCCCTTACTTGTATGTGGATACGGCCGCTAACGATGGCGTACAACTGGAGTTACCGGAATACTACGAAGTAAAAAAAGAAATGACATCCCTGGGATATTCGGCTTCGTTTATTTATTCCTTTTTTGTAAAAAGCATGTTGTGGGGAACGGTGAAAGCCCCGTTTACATCTTCTCACCGCTTGTTTGCCTGGACAACTTCCAGCCTTTACACGCTGTTTCCGCCGCGTTTGAAAGATTTGGACGAAGTCCCCGCGTTGTCTTCAGCAGAACAAGAATTAGATGTTGCCGATTTTAACCGCTGGCTCGACAAACATATCGGTAAAGAAAATTACAAAGCAAAAATTACTTTGCTTATCGACGGGGAAGAATTTTTCCCTCATTTTACGCTTGCCATGCAACGCGCGCAAGAAAGTATATTTATGAACGTGTATATTTTCATGACCGATCCGTACGGTCTTTCGCTGGCCGACACGATGCGTAAACGCGCGGAAGAAGGGATTGATGTGCGCGTAGTGGTGGACGAATTAAATACCGTGCTTAATTCGGGCAAAGACCCGGAACTTACCCCCACCGAAAATTTTGTGATGCCTCGTTATATCACTTCGTATATTCGCAAAAAATCTCCGGCGCAGGCGCGCACTCACCTAAACCCGTGGGGTACTTTCGACCATAGCAAAGTGTATATTGTGGATCGCAAATTGGCCTACACGGGTGGTATGAATATCGGGGAAGAATACCGCTATACCTGGCACGATATGATGGTCGCTTTGGAAGGGCCCGTAGTCGGGAAATTGGTTAAGAATTTTTATGAAAACTGGTCTTATTGCGGTTGGGGGGGAGATTTTGCCGCTGCGTATCGCAAACTGTTCAGTAAAAAAATGCGCGAAGTCAACCGCGAAGAACCGGGCATGGTAGATGTGCGCCTGATGTACACACGCCCTAACGACAGCGAGATTTTTGAGGCCCAGCGCGAGGCTATCCGCCGCAGTAAAAAACGGGTTTATATCCAAAACGCTTATTTTTCGGATGACCGCATCGTAAAAGAACTGATTGCCGCGCGCGGCAGAGGAGTTGATGTGCGCGTGATTTTGCCCAGCGTAAACGATGTGGGAATTATGGACGCCGTCAACCGCTATATGGCAAATAAACTGTTCAAAAACGGCGTGCGCGTGTATTTTTACAACGGCATGAGTCATGTGAAAGCCGCCGTATTTGACGGGTTTGCCGTGGTGGGTTCGGCTAATTTCGACAAGATGAGCCTGTATGTAAACCGCGAAATGAGTTTGGGTATTCACGACCCGGCTTTTGTGGCGGAATTAACGGAGCGTTTGTTTGAAAAGGACTTTAACAATTCCCAAGAGATGACTGCTCCGCTTGATTTATCCTGGACGCACGCGATTGTAAACGGTTTAACCAACCAACTTTAG
- a CDS encoding pilin, whose protein sequence is MKKGFTLIELLAVVLIMGILTAIALPQYRRSVERTRVAEALQMLPALFEARERLVAEWGYPTYANTPAAKRAQVTFAKLDIEMKGKQGAAGQIWKTDNFDYVITYPYFVGARFTKGRYKGVGVMYNGMDDIGCCYTATVGAEACSQLNLTSTLPPSNTYCAQLAAAI, encoded by the coding sequence ATGAAAAAAGGGTTTACTTTAATTGAACTCTTGGCCGTGGTACTGATTATGGGTATTTTAACGGCCATTGCCTTGCCGCAGTACCGCCGCAGCGTGGAGCGCACGCGTGTGGCCGAAGCCTTGCAAATGTTGCCTGCTTTGTTTGAAGCACGGGAGCGTTTAGTTGCGGAGTGGGGATATCCCACCTATGCAAATACGCCGGCTGCCAAGCGAGCACAAGTTACATTTGCCAAATTGGATATTGAAATGAAAGGAAAGCAAGGGGCTGCCGGACAAATTTGGAAAACGGATAATTTTGACTATGTCATCACCTACCCCTACTTTGTCGGGGCCCGTTTTACAAAAGGACGCTATAAGGGAGTGGGAGTGATGTACAATGGAATGGACGATATCGGATGTTGTTATACGGCTACTGTGGGGGCAGAGGCTTGCTCTCAATTGAACCTTACCTCTACTTTACCGCCAAGTAATACTTATTGTGCACAATTGGCCGCCGCTATTTAG
- a CDS encoding prepilin-type N-terminal cleavage/methylation domain-containing protein, translating into MTNKKGFTLIELLTVVLIIGVLTSIALPQYTRSIERARATEAMASLKALNDGVYAYAAGRSGADACPTSFKKLIVSFPGTMAADGSTITTKDFVYKINAASNATIPGTDCNGVIATRQGGAKYNYVIWNPYTVGTGGKGASLACWSEKQESIDVCNSLDLYESGRKPY; encoded by the coding sequence ATGACAAATAAAAAAGGGTTTACCTTAATTGAACTTTTAACGGTTGTTTTGATTATCGGTGTGTTGACAAGCATTGCCTTGCCGCAGTACACGCGCTCCATTGAACGCGCCCGTGCTACGGAAGCCATGGCCAGTTTGAAGGCCTTAAACGATGGTGTTTATGCGTATGCGGCCGGCCGCTCGGGTGCTGATGCTTGCCCCACTTCGTTTAAGAAGTTGATTGTATCTTTCCCGGGCACAATGGCTGCAGACGGAAGCACCATTACCACGAAAGATTTTGTGTATAAGATTAACGCGGCCTCTAACGCCACGATTCCCGGTACCGATTGCAATGGGGTAATTGCCACCCGCCAAGGCGGTGCAAAATACAATTATGTCATTTGGAACCCTTACACGGTGGGAACCGGCGGGAAAGGCGCGTCGCTGGCTTGTTGGAGTGAAAAACAAGAAAGCATTGATGTTTGCAACTCTTTAGATTTGTATGAATCGGGTCGCAAACCTTATTAA
- a CDS encoding DUF5107 domain-containing protein: protein MPTNTYKGLRSYELENDVIKITFLPDYACKIASLVHKKTGREFLFQAKEETLRLPPYAAPFSQYDSSGFDEVFPSIDECPYPDGSFKGILIPDHGEVWAMKWQTVFSPENSQVKAVVQSQKLPYIFSRTVTLKDNQVFFEYCVQNTAEEDFKFIWTPHCLLACSPATRLLIPKNLTQVMTVEHSSRHLGPWGTRHPYPVTQDENGQPFDLAATEPASAQTCEKFYFTSPNSEGWCGIEHTDSGEQLIYQYDAEKVPYLGVWKTQGGYRGDYNIALEPCTGIYDDLYAANKIRRVAVVGPKGSYTWKFSMKIL from the coding sequence ATGCCCACAAACACCTATAAAGGTCTTCGCAGTTATGAGTTGGAAAACGATGTTATCAAAATAACTTTCCTGCCCGACTATGCCTGCAAAATAGCCAGTTTGGTACATAAAAAAACAGGCAGAGAATTTCTCTTTCAGGCCAAGGAAGAAACCTTGCGGCTTCCGCCATACGCGGCGCCGTTTTCGCAATATGATTCCAGCGGGTTTGACGAAGTTTTCCCCTCCATTGACGAATGCCCATACCCCGACGGGTCGTTTAAGGGTATTCTGATTCCCGATCACGGCGAAGTGTGGGCAATGAAATGGCAAACTGTTTTTTCGCCGGAAAACTCCCAGGTAAAGGCCGTAGTCCAAAGCCAAAAATTGCCTTATATTTTTTCGCGCACGGTTACCTTAAAAGACAATCAGGTTTTCTTCGAGTATTGCGTGCAAAACACGGCAGAAGAAGATTTCAAATTTATTTGGACGCCGCATTGTCTGCTGGCCTGTTCCCCGGCCACACGGCTTCTTATCCCCAAAAATTTAACACAGGTAATGACGGTGGAACACTCCTCCCGCCATTTAGGCCCTTGGGGAACCCGACACCCCTACCCTGTTACGCAAGATGAAAACGGACAACCTTTTGATTTAGCCGCCACCGAACCCGCAAGCGCACAAACTTGCGAAAAATTTTACTTTACCTCTCCCAACTCGGAAGGGTGGTGCGGCATTGAACATACCGACAGCGGCGAACAACTCATCTATCAATACGATGCGGAAAAAGTACCCTACTTGGGCGTTTGGAAAACCCAAGGCGGATACCGCGGAGATTACAACATCGCCCTGGAACCCTGCACCGGCATCTATGACGACCTCTACGCCGCCAATAAAATCCGCCG
- a CDS encoding arylesterase: MKKWMILLGAAVLGLYLFMDKSADIKNINNEGAVIVAFGDSLTAGYGAPKGASYPDMLAQKITMPVVNLGLSGETAAHAPTRLAQVLEQKPYMVLIEFGANDFMQRRDQEIAWQAVSQIVDEVQKAGAIAVIVDTGGPGMGAYTRAYKKMAKEKQAVFVPGILKDIFNKRQYKSDSVHPNAAGYAIVAEHVYTHIKPYLK; encoded by the coding sequence ATGAAAAAATGGATGATTCTTTTGGGAGCCGCTGTATTGGGGCTCTATTTATTTATGGATAAATCTGCCGATATTAAAAATATAAATAACGAGGGGGCCGTCATTGTGGCGTTTGGCGATAGTTTAACCGCCGGCTACGGTGCGCCCAAAGGGGCTTCTTACCCGGATATGTTAGCCCAAAAAATAACGATGCCCGTTGTGAACCTGGGTCTTTCCGGCGAGACGGCTGCCCACGCACCTACGCGTTTGGCACAGGTATTGGAACAAAAACCGTATATGGTACTTATCGAATTCGGTGCCAACGATTTCATGCAACGGCGCGATCAGGAAATTGCCTGGCAGGCTGTTTCGCAAATTGTTGATGAAGTGCAAAAAGCAGGTGCCATTGCCGTTATTGTGGATACGGGCGGCCCGGGCATGGGGGCTTATACGCGTGCATACAAAAAAATGGCCAAGGAAAAACAAGCCGTTTTTGTACCGGGTATTTTGAAAGATATTTTTAATAAACGCCAGTACAAGTCCGACTCGGTACACCCCAACGCGGCAGGCTATGCCATTGTGGCCGAGCATGTATATACCCACATTAAACCTTACTTAAAATAA
- a CDS encoding prepilin-type N-terminal cleavage/methylation domain-containing protein, which yields MKEGFTLVELLVVVLIIGILASIAMPHYEKAVWNARTSQLYTSAKALSEAQELYYTANGRYANRFSSFSLQFDGLKKLRLHLQAVQ from the coding sequence ATGAAAGAAGGATTTACATTAGTTGAATTGTTAGTGGTGGTGTTGATTATTGGGATATTGGCTTCTATTGCGATGCCGCACTACGAAAAAGCAGTGTGGAACGCGCGTACAAGCCAGTTATACACCAGTGCTAAAGCCCTTTCCGAAGCGCAAGAACTTTATTATACGGCTAATGGCAGATACGCCAATAGATTTTCTTCTTTTTCTTTGCAGTTTGATGGATTAAAAAAGCTGCGACTTCATTTACAAGCCGTGCAGTAA
- a CDS encoding LL-diaminopimelate aminotransferase encodes MTKINENYLKLPGSYLFSTIAKRVAAFKEQNPDKTVISLGIGDVSRPLVPAVVEAMHKAVEEMAAKETFRGYGPEQGYGFLREAILKGDYLSRGINLAADEIFVSDGAKSDVANFQELFSTDSVVALQNPVYPVYLDTNVMAGRTGGFADGKFAGVIYLPCLAEHNFVPQLPAEHADIIYLCSPNNPTGSAMTRAELKKWVDYALEHKSVILFDSAYEAFISDENVPHSIYEIEGAEKVAVEFRSFSKTAGFTGTRCAYTVVPKALEVLSADGSKQSLNALWLRRQTTKFNGVPYIVQRGAEAVYSPAGRQQTQEVIAGYMQNAQVILQALQNAGITAYGGKNAPYIWLKTPAGLDSWAFFDKLLTEACVVGTPGVGFGSCGEGYFRLTAFNTPDLTREAAARVAALKF; translated from the coding sequence ATGACGAAAATAAACGAAAACTATTTGAAATTGCCGGGCAGTTATCTTTTTTCTACCATTGCCAAACGCGTGGCCGCTTTTAAGGAGCAAAACCCCGATAAAACAGTTATCAGTTTGGGAATCGGCGATGTTTCCCGCCCGCTGGTACCGGCGGTGGTGGAAGCCATGCATAAAGCCGTTGAAGAAATGGCCGCCAAAGAAACTTTCCGCGGTTACGGGCCGGAACAAGGCTACGGTTTTTTGCGTGAAGCTATTTTGAAGGGGGACTATCTTTCCCGTGGCATTAACCTGGCCGCCGACGAAATTTTTGTGAGTGACGGTGCCAAGAGCGATGTGGCCAACTTTCAGGAACTTTTTTCTACGGACTCGGTGGTTGCCTTGCAGAACCCTGTTTATCCCGTATATTTGGATACCAATGTGATGGCCGGGCGTACAGGTGGTTTTGCGGACGGAAAATTTGCCGGGGTAATTTATTTGCCTTGTTTGGCGGAACACAATTTTGTGCCGCAACTTCCCGCGGAACATGCAGATATTATTTATCTTTGCTCGCCGAATAACCCTACGGGTTCTGCCATGACGCGCGCGGAACTGAAAAAATGGGTAGATTACGCCTTGGAACATAAAAGTGTTATTTTGTTTGATTCCGCGTATGAAGCTTTTATTTCGGACGAAAATGTCCCGCATTCCATTTACGAAATTGAAGGAGCCGAAAAAGTGGCGGTGGAATTTCGTTCTTTCTCCAAAACGGCCGGTTTTACGGGTACGCGTTGTGCTTACACCGTGGTGCCCAAAGCCTTGGAAGTTTTATCGGCCGACGGGAGCAAACAATCCTTAAATGCATTGTGGCTTCGCCGCCAAACCACCAAATTTAACGGTGTGCCGTATATTGTGCAACGCGGGGCCGAAGCCGTCTATAGCCCGGCCGGCCGCCAACAAACACAGGAAGTGATTGCGGGCTATATGCAAAATGCACAAGTTATTTTGCAGGCCTTGCAAAATGCGGGCATTACCGCTTACGGCGGGAAAAATGCTCCCTATATTTGGTTAAAAACACCGGCGGGGTTGGACTCGTGGGCTTTCTTTGATAAACTGTTAACCGAAGCCTGCGTCGTGGGCACGCCCGGGGTCGGGTTCGGTTCTTGCGGGGAAGGTTATTTCCGCTTGACTGCTTTTAATACGCCCGATTTAACCCGCGAAGCCGCCGCCCGCGTAGCTGCGCTTAAATTTTGA
- a CDS encoding prepilin-type N-terminal cleavage/methylation domain-containing protein, producing MNKGFTLVEILVAVMITAILITMAVPIYDKTIEKSRISEARVVMKQLLEAKLRMLDAADKETYSPSYFGFENLEFALPCVSSTSSNGHKVTCSTKAFKFVLNPSGTIYGSTDKVTNAVCAVRLGGDNKGTTFLFLGELETGADNDKFLCNKGTNSSDTCEAYGLTSTGSAWCS from the coding sequence ATGAATAAAGGGTTTACTTTGGTTGAAATTTTGGTCGCGGTGATGATTACGGCTATTTTAATCACCATGGCTGTGCCGATATATGATAAGACGATTGAAAAATCTCGCATTTCCGAAGCACGCGTAGTAATGAAACAACTGCTGGAAGCCAAACTGCGTATGTTGGATGCCGCCGATAAAGAAACCTACAGCCCCTCTTATTTCGGTTTTGAAAACCTGGAATTTGCGCTTCCGTGTGTTTCTTCCACTTCTTCCAACGGACACAAGGTAACTTGTTCCACCAAGGCTTTCAAGTTTGTACTTAATCCCAGCGGTACCATTTACGGTTCTACGGATAAGGTAACCAATGCCGTCTGCGCTGTGCGTTTGGGCGGGGATAATAAAGGAACGACCTTTCTGTTTTTGGGCGAATTGGAAACAGGAGCCGATAACGATAAGTTCCTCTGCAATAAAGGAACCAACAGCAGCGATACTTGCGAAGCATACGGGTTAACCAGCACCGGTTCCGCTTGGTGTTCTTAA
- a CDS encoding peptidylprolyl isomerase yields the protein MIKEGSKVKFDYTLTVDGKVTDTSAGRGPLEYVHGAGHIIPGLEKELLGMKVGDKKTVTVKPEEGYGLVLEEAIRRVPKEAIGGAENLKVGDMVGASNEGHTFRAVVKEITDKEVVLDFNHPLAGKELNFDVEIKEIN from the coding sequence ATGATTAAAGAAGGTTCCAAAGTAAAATTTGATTACACCCTTACCGTTGACGGAAAAGTAACCGACACTTCCGCCGGTCGCGGGCCGTTGGAATATGTGCACGGCGCGGGCCACATTATTCCGGGACTTGAAAAAGAATTGCTCGGCATGAAAGTAGGCGATAAAAAAACCGTAACAGTAAAACCGGAAGAAGGCTATGGCCTCGTGCTTGAAGAAGCCATCCGCCGCGTACCGAAAGAAGCCATCGGCGGGGCCGAAAACTTGAAAGTCGGCGATATGGTGGGAGCCAGTAACGAAGGGCACACCTTCCGTGCCGTGGTAAAAGAAATTACCGACAAAGAAGTCGTGTTAGATTTCAACCACCCCTTGGCCGGTAAAGAATTGAACTTTGATGTAGAAATCAAAGAAATCAACTAA
- a CDS encoding prepilin-type N-terminal cleavage/methylation domain-containing protein, producing MKKGFTLVELLTVVLIVAILSGVALPQYRKAVEKSRVAEAQNMLRVLYDSSERLAGEFGYRSYPALLAAKSYSTSYGISRLDMFDESALPKSCKLSTDKMMLTCPNFSYKVNVSNGTKNYVVARKLKAPNTGTLIVFDRDDNKIYCQSSSEDACDVYGLDTISGISY from the coding sequence ATGAAAAAAGGTTTTACATTAGTTGAATTATTAACGGTTGTATTGATTGTGGCTATTTTGTCCGGGGTGGCTCTTCCGCAATACCGAAAAGCGGTAGAGAAATCGAGGGTAGCGGAAGCACAGAACATGCTCCGTGTGTTATATGATTCCAGTGAGCGCTTGGCCGGAGAATTTGGTTATCGCTCCTATCCGGCATTATTAGCGGCGAAATCCTATAGTACTAGTTATGGTATTTCCCGTTTGGATATGTTTGATGAATCAGCTTTGCCGAAATCGTGTAAACTTTCAACCGATAAGATGATGTTGACATGTCCTAATTTTAGCTACAAAGTAAATGTTTCCAATGGTACTAAAAACTATGTGGTAGCCAGAAAACTTAAAGCCCCCAACACGGGTACTCTTATTGTGTTTGACCGAGACGATAATAAAATTTATTGTCAATCGTCTTCCGAAGATGCCTGCGATGTCTATGGGTTGGATACAATTAGCGGAATCAGTTATTAA
- a CDS encoding GMP reductase has translation MRIHDDIQLDYCDVLLRPKRSALASRSEVEVKREYIFKWCPRSVTATGIVAANMATTGTFELAREMQKQGLFSALHKHYSAEDLLRFLKENAHEFGNNDLLFVSSGVSDADFEKLQNVMKSGLIQNICVDVANGYSPYLVNYIRKVRQAWPEALIMAGNVVTGDMSEDLILSGADIVKVGIGPGSVCTTRKLTGVGRPQFSTVIECADAAHGVGGMICADGGCTVPGDVCKSFCAGADFVMLGGMLAGHTESGGEMCTKSFQTGEVNLLDDKTCAMRIEQKQYKKFYGMSSEYAQDIHYGGMKKYRASEGKVVEIPFRGPVEPTLLAVLGGIRSCMTYIGAKRLKDMPKCATFYRVNRQLNTIFGNE, from the coding sequence ATGAGAATCCACGATGATATTCAGTTAGATTACTGCGATGTTCTGTTGCGTCCGAAACGCTCGGCGTTGGCTTCCCGCTCCGAAGTGGAAGTAAAACGCGAATACATTTTTAAGTGGTGCCCGCGTTCCGTTACGGCCACCGGCATTGTAGCGGCCAACATGGCCACCACCGGTACCTTCGAATTAGCCCGCGAAATGCAAAAACAAGGCCTTTTTAGTGCGCTTCACAAACATTACAGCGCCGAAGATTTGCTCCGCTTTTTGAAAGAAAACGCCCATGAGTTCGGCAACAACGATTTGCTTTTTGTCAGTTCCGGTGTTTCCGATGCAGATTTTGAAAAATTACAAAATGTAATGAAAAGCGGTCTTATCCAAAACATCTGTGTTGATGTGGCGAACGGATATTCCCCCTACCTGGTTAACTATATTCGCAAAGTACGCCAAGCCTGGCCCGAAGCCCTCATCATGGCGGGCAATGTAGTAACCGGAGACATGAGCGAAGACTTGATTTTAAGCGGTGCTGATATTGTGAAAGTAGGCATTGGGCCCGGCTCTGTTTGCACCACCCGCAAACTGACCGGGGTAGGCCGTCCGCAATTTTCTACCGTCATTGAGTGTGCCGATGCGGCCCACGGGGTCGGCGGTATGATCTGTGCCGACGGCGGTTGTACCGTTCCCGGAGATGTGTGCAAAAGTTTCTGCGCCGGGGCCGACTTTGTGATGTTGGGCGGCATGCTTGCGGGCCACACCGAAAGCGGCGGTGAAATGTGCACCAAATCTTTCCAAACGGGAGAAGTGAACCTGCTGGACGATAAAACCTGCGCCATGCGTATTGAACAAAAGCAATACAAAAAATTCTACGGTATGAGTTCCGAATACGCGCAAGATATCCACTACGGAGGCATGAAAAAATACCGCGCCAGTGAAGGAAAAGTGGTGGAAATTCCCTTCCGCGGCCCGGTGGAACCCACCTTGCTCGCCGTGCTCGGCGGTATCCGCAGCTGCATGACTTACATTGGTGCCAAACGCTTGAAAGATATGCCCAAGTGTGCTACTTTCTACCGCGTAAACCGCCAATTAAACACCATCTTCGGTAACGAATAA
- a CDS encoding NAD(P)H nitroreductase, with protein MELMEVIKARRSIRKYQEKPVEREKINDCLEAARLAPSACNSQPWHFIVIDDPKVKEAFCKEAFSGVYNMTKFAEKAPVLVAAVSDRGNFTSRIGNFFRRTEFYLVDHGIACEHFVLRAHDLGLGTCWIGWLNSNKAEKFFNLPKGKKIEHLIAVGYPAEEPAPRPRESFENLVSYNKYK; from the coding sequence ATGGAACTTATGGAAGTAATCAAGGCACGCCGCAGTATCCGCAAATATCAGGAAAAACCCGTAGAACGGGAAAAAATTAACGATTGTTTGGAAGCCGCCCGCCTGGCGCCTTCTGCGTGCAATTCCCAACCGTGGCATTTTATTGTGATTGATGACCCGAAGGTAAAAGAAGCCTTCTGCAAGGAAGCCTTCAGCGGGGTTTATAACATGACTAAATTTGCCGAAAAAGCGCCCGTTCTCGTAGCGGCCGTATCGGACAGGGGCAACTTTACCAGCCGTATCGGTAACTTCTTTCGCCGAACGGAATTTTATTTGGTAGATCATGGAATTGCCTGCGAACATTTTGTTTTGCGCGCGCACGATTTGGGGTTGGGAACCTGTTGGATCGGTTGGTTAAACTCCAACAAAGCAGAAAAGTTTTTTAATCTGCCGAAAGGGAAGAAAATTGAACATTTAATTGCCGTCGGTTATCCGGCGGAAGAACCTGCCCCGCGCCCCAGGGAATCATTTGAAAACCTGGTAAGTTATAACAAGTATAAGTAA
- the cdd gene encoding cytidine deaminase encodes MSKPLTKEEITALLDVAQKTRENSYSPYSHFKVGAAVLTKDGNVFGGTNIENAGYGSTICAERSALFSAISAGHRRFRALALVTQKVPGMAFNSPCGACRQVMSEFLSPDTPIYMAVLDGTKRTVYCKKLKELLPFPFVKFTEK; translated from the coding sequence ATGAGCAAACCACTTACTAAAGAAGAAATTACCGCGCTGCTTGATGTAGCGCAAAAGACACGCGAAAATTCTTATTCGCCATACTCTCACTTCAAAGTGGGTGCAGCTGTTCTGACCAAAGACGGAAATGTTTTTGGCGGTACCAACATTGAAAATGCCGGTTACGGTTCTACCATTTGCGCCGAAAGAAGTGCTCTGTTTAGTGCTATCAGTGCGGGTCATCGTCGTTTCCGTGCGCTTGCTTTGGTAACACAAAAAGTGCCGGGAATGGCATTTAATTCCCCTTGCGGAGCCTGCCGCCAGGTAATGAGCGAATTTTTATCACCCGATACCCCTATTTACATGGCGGTTTTAGACGGAACAAAACGCACCGTCTATTGCAAAAAACTAAAAGAACTCTTGCCGTTTCCGTTCGTTAAATTTACTGAAAAATAA